Proteins from a single region of Colias croceus chromosome Z, ilColCroc2.1:
- the LOC123705375 gene encoding uncharacterized protein LOC123705375 isoform X1: MTRVTVSKMVIHVFFLLKKSSMGCPIFGDHYDHNYSKKEDIEEIVENPVVVREHPVDHLYSADIFADPPASSFLNTDFNVFESSEIPSTSKCEKSSHHNIQIDPLGSQDVIQSVGQTQLKNKAPKRFVISRAAIKLSSHSRCFIKKMRKIAVEENKTQKPFLQRLDAAKTISCSQLFNKNFEKMSQQAQDFLFMQLKMANRKKKAMRYTTSEKHLALTLMKESPKGYRLLQKIFNLPSKRTLNRLAENIIFNVGLNDNIFRVIKHKTQKWDTKKKLCSILFDEVALTPHLTYVESQDEIRGFKDFGYGRALRFCDHALVFMLKGVCSNWRQPICFYFCEGTTAGATVVRILKEVVTKVSESGLIPLALVCDQGSTFRTAINMLKLETARKRILNDECNDGTIEVSGRQLSVVFDPPHLLKGLRNNLLTKDMLFKGQVATWKDIQTVFDADCQLGHTRMHKKLTEHHVYAAKMKKMKVSVAAQTLSATTSGMLKYTALFKTTASGQNVSETMATTGEAVEFIDKLFDSVNGSRGSTVRGKLRGPIKPITHQIFSFWTEAKKILKNIKFIDANSKKARKNNKIYKVRVPSLNGWVTTVESFERLSKLLFEKYEIEYFYPRNINQDPLENFFGRIRAINYRNVNPDANTFMNAFKSLLMSNVMGPHSIYANCEDDVGDTVVDFLKLVSSSNVDESSSSTFDEDKENTTCTRPIIANNISSSNCNQSLNTVNERLRVHSSAYTAGYMCRRVTKKFKCRRYSETYTKKKEIYFINGSNKENTPF, from the exons AACATCCAGTTGATCATTTATATTCGGCAGATATATTTGCAGACCCTCCTGCATCTTCCTTTCTCAATACtg ATTTCAATGTCTTTGAGTCAAGTGAAATACCATCAACAAGCAAATGTGAAAAATCATCACATCATAATATACAGATTGACCCTTTGGGATCCCAAG ATGTGATTCAAAGTGTGGGTCAAActcaattgaaaaataaagcaCCAAAAAGATTTGTTATTAGCAGAGCag CTATCAAATTGTCCTCACACAGCAGatgctttataaaaaaaatgaggaAAATTGCTGTCGAAGAAAACAAGACTCAGAAGCCATTTTTGCAAAGATTGGATGCTGCTAAGACAATTAGCTGCAGccaattgtttaataaaaattttgagaAAATGTCACAACAAGCCCAAGATTTTCTATTCATGCAATTAAAAATGGCAAACAGAAAGAAGAAGGCAATGAGATACACAACCAGTGAAAAGCATTTGGCGTTGACCCTAATGAAAGAAAGCCCGAAAGGATATCGGTTGctccaaaaaatatttaatttgccCAGTAAACGAACTTTAAATCGTTTGGCTGAAAATATCATTTTCAATGTGGGGCTAAATGACAATATTTTTCGAGTAATAAAGCATAAAACACAGAAATGGGACACAAAGAAGAAACTGTGTTCTATTTTGTTTGATGAGGTTGCTCTTACACCTCATCTCACTTATGTTGAGTCCCAAGATGAGATAAGAGGATTTAAAGACTTTGGGTATGGAAGAGCACTAAGGTTTTGCGATCATGCCTTGGTATTCATGCTAAAAGGAGTGTGCTCAAACTGGAGACAACCTATATGTTTCTACTTTTGTGAGGGAACAACTGCAGGTGCTACAGTAGTTAGAATTTTAAAGGAAGTGGTCACTAAAGTGTCAGAGTCAGGGCTGATACCTTTAGCTCTTGTATGTGACCAGGGCTCGACTTTTAGAACAGCCATAAATATGTTGAAATTGGAGACTGCACGCAAAAGGATTTTAAATGATGAATGCAATG ATGGAACTATTGAGGTGTCAGGACGACAGTTAAGTGTAGTGTTTGATCCTCCACACCTACTTAAGGGCCTTAGGAACAACCTGCTCACGAAGGACATGCTCTTCAAAGGCCAAGTTGCCACATGGAAGGATATACAAACAGTATTTGATGCTGATTGCCAACTAGGTCACACTAGAATGCATAAAAAGCTGACAGAGCACCATGTTTACGCAGCAAAAATGAAGAAGATGAAAGTTAGTGTAGCTGCCCAAACTCTGAGTGCAACTACCAGTGGAATGCTTAAATACACTGCATTGTTCA AAACTACAGCCTCGGGTCAAAATGTCAGTGAGACAATGGCCACAACAGGCGAAGCTGTGGAGTTCATTGACAAGCTATTTGATAGTGTGAACGGTTCTCGAGGAAGCACTGTCCGGGGCAAACTGCGTGGACCTATAAAGCCAATAACACATCAAATTTTCAGTTTTTGGACAGAAgccaaaaaaatattgaaaaatataaaatttattgatgCAAATAGCAAGAAAGctcgaaaaaataataaaatctataaggTTCGAGTTCCTTCTCTTAATGGATGGGTTACAACTGTCGAGAGTTTTGAAAGGTTGTCTAAACTGTTGTtcgaaaaatatgaaatagaatatttttatcctaGAAATATAAATCAGGATCCTCTAGAGAACTTTTTTGGTAGGATCAGAGCCATCAATTATAGGAATGTCAATCCTGATGCAAATACATTTATGAATGCGTTTAAATCCTTACTGATGTCCAATGTTATGGGTCCACATTCGATATACGCAAACTGTGAGGATGATGTAGGAGACACAGTAGtcgattttttaaaactcGTATCCTCATCCAATGTTGATGAGAGTTCCTCATCAACATTTGATGAGGATAAAGAAAATACCACGTGTACTAGACCCATAATAGCAAATAACATCAGCAGCAGCAATTGCAACCAATCTCTAAACACAGTGAATGAAAGATTGCGCGTGCACTCTTCTGCATATACAGCGGGGTATATGTGCAGGAGAgtgacaaaaaaatttaagtgTAGGAGATACTCTGAGACttataccaaaaaaaaagagatatatttcataaatggATCGAACAAAGAGAATACACCCTTTTAA
- the LOC123705375 gene encoding uncharacterized protein LOC123705375 isoform X2, protein MTRVTVSKMVIHVFFLLKKSSMGCPIFDFNVFESSEIPSTSKCEKSSHHNIQIDPLGSQDVIQSVGQTQLKNKAPKRFVISRAAIKLSSHSRCFIKKMRKIAVEENKTQKPFLQRLDAAKTISCSQLFNKNFEKMSQQAQDFLFMQLKMANRKKKAMRYTTSEKHLALTLMKESPKGYRLLQKIFNLPSKRTLNRLAENIIFNVGLNDNIFRVIKHKTQKWDTKKKLCSILFDEVALTPHLTYVESQDEIRGFKDFGYGRALRFCDHALVFMLKGVCSNWRQPICFYFCEGTTAGATVVRILKEVVTKVSESGLIPLALVCDQGSTFRTAINMLKLETARKRILNDECNDGTIEVSGRQLSVVFDPPHLLKGLRNNLLTKDMLFKGQVATWKDIQTVFDADCQLGHTRMHKKLTEHHVYAAKMKKMKVSVAAQTLSATTSGMLKYTALFKTTASGQNVSETMATTGEAVEFIDKLFDSVNGSRGSTVRGKLRGPIKPITHQIFSFWTEAKKILKNIKFIDANSKKARKNNKIYKVRVPSLNGWVTTVESFERLSKLLFEKYEIEYFYPRNINQDPLENFFGRIRAINYRNVNPDANTFMNAFKSLLMSNVMGPHSIYANCEDDVGDTVVDFLKLVSSSNVDESSSSTFDEDKENTTCTRPIIANNISSSNCNQSLNTVNERLRVHSSAYTAGYMCRRVTKKFKCRRYSETYTKKKEIYFINGSNKENTPF, encoded by the exons ATTTCAATGTCTTTGAGTCAAGTGAAATACCATCAACAAGCAAATGTGAAAAATCATCACATCATAATATACAGATTGACCCTTTGGGATCCCAAG ATGTGATTCAAAGTGTGGGTCAAActcaattgaaaaataaagcaCCAAAAAGATTTGTTATTAGCAGAGCag CTATCAAATTGTCCTCACACAGCAGatgctttataaaaaaaatgaggaAAATTGCTGTCGAAGAAAACAAGACTCAGAAGCCATTTTTGCAAAGATTGGATGCTGCTAAGACAATTAGCTGCAGccaattgtttaataaaaattttgagaAAATGTCACAACAAGCCCAAGATTTTCTATTCATGCAATTAAAAATGGCAAACAGAAAGAAGAAGGCAATGAGATACACAACCAGTGAAAAGCATTTGGCGTTGACCCTAATGAAAGAAAGCCCGAAAGGATATCGGTTGctccaaaaaatatttaatttgccCAGTAAACGAACTTTAAATCGTTTGGCTGAAAATATCATTTTCAATGTGGGGCTAAATGACAATATTTTTCGAGTAATAAAGCATAAAACACAGAAATGGGACACAAAGAAGAAACTGTGTTCTATTTTGTTTGATGAGGTTGCTCTTACACCTCATCTCACTTATGTTGAGTCCCAAGATGAGATAAGAGGATTTAAAGACTTTGGGTATGGAAGAGCACTAAGGTTTTGCGATCATGCCTTGGTATTCATGCTAAAAGGAGTGTGCTCAAACTGGAGACAACCTATATGTTTCTACTTTTGTGAGGGAACAACTGCAGGTGCTACAGTAGTTAGAATTTTAAAGGAAGTGGTCACTAAAGTGTCAGAGTCAGGGCTGATACCTTTAGCTCTTGTATGTGACCAGGGCTCGACTTTTAGAACAGCCATAAATATGTTGAAATTGGAGACTGCACGCAAAAGGATTTTAAATGATGAATGCAATG ATGGAACTATTGAGGTGTCAGGACGACAGTTAAGTGTAGTGTTTGATCCTCCACACCTACTTAAGGGCCTTAGGAACAACCTGCTCACGAAGGACATGCTCTTCAAAGGCCAAGTTGCCACATGGAAGGATATACAAACAGTATTTGATGCTGATTGCCAACTAGGTCACACTAGAATGCATAAAAAGCTGACAGAGCACCATGTTTACGCAGCAAAAATGAAGAAGATGAAAGTTAGTGTAGCTGCCCAAACTCTGAGTGCAACTACCAGTGGAATGCTTAAATACACTGCATTGTTCA AAACTACAGCCTCGGGTCAAAATGTCAGTGAGACAATGGCCACAACAGGCGAAGCTGTGGAGTTCATTGACAAGCTATTTGATAGTGTGAACGGTTCTCGAGGAAGCACTGTCCGGGGCAAACTGCGTGGACCTATAAAGCCAATAACACATCAAATTTTCAGTTTTTGGACAGAAgccaaaaaaatattgaaaaatataaaatttattgatgCAAATAGCAAGAAAGctcgaaaaaataataaaatctataaggTTCGAGTTCCTTCTCTTAATGGATGGGTTACAACTGTCGAGAGTTTTGAAAGGTTGTCTAAACTGTTGTtcgaaaaatatgaaatagaatatttttatcctaGAAATATAAATCAGGATCCTCTAGAGAACTTTTTTGGTAGGATCAGAGCCATCAATTATAGGAATGTCAATCCTGATGCAAATACATTTATGAATGCGTTTAAATCCTTACTGATGTCCAATGTTATGGGTCCACATTCGATATACGCAAACTGTGAGGATGATGTAGGAGACACAGTAGtcgattttttaaaactcGTATCCTCATCCAATGTTGATGAGAGTTCCTCATCAACATTTGATGAGGATAAAGAAAATACCACGTGTACTAGACCCATAATAGCAAATAACATCAGCAGCAGCAATTGCAACCAATCTCTAAACACAGTGAATGAAAGATTGCGCGTGCACTCTTCTGCATATACAGCGGGGTATATGTGCAGGAGAgtgacaaaaaaatttaagtgTAGGAGATACTCTGAGACttataccaaaaaaaaagagatatatttcataaatggATCGAACAAAGAGAATACACCCTTTTAA